A DNA window from Drosophila virilis strain 15010-1051.87 chromosome 4, Dvir_AGI_RSII-ME, whole genome shotgun sequence contains the following coding sequences:
- the LOC138911268 gene encoding histone H3 — protein sequence MARTKQTARKSTGGKAPRKQLATKAARKSAPATGGVKKPHRYRPGTVALREIRRYQKSTELLIRKLPFQRLVREIAQDFKTDLRFQSSAVMALQEASEAYLVGLFEDTNLCAIHAKRVTIMPKDIQLARRIRGERA from the coding sequence ATGGCTCGTACTAAGCAAACTGCTCGTAAATCAACTGGAGGAAAGGCTCCTCGGAAACAGTTGGCTACTAAGGCAGCACGTAAAAGTGCTCCAGCAACTGGTGGTGTGAAGAAACCTCATCGCTATAGGCCAGGCACTGTTGCCCTGCGTGAAATTCGTCGCTACCAGAAGAGCACGGAACTGCTTATTCGCAAGTTGCCGTTCCAGCGTTTAGTACGCGAAATTGCTCAGGACTTCAAGACCGACTTACGTTTCCAGAGCTCGGCTGTGATGGCTTTGCAGGAAGCTAGCGAAGCCTATCTAGTTGGCCTATTCGAAGATACAAACTTGTGTGCTATCCACGCTAAGCGTGTCACCATCATGCCCAAGGACATTCAACTGGCCAGACGTATTCGAGGAGAGCGCGCTTAA
- the LOC6627872 gene encoding histone H1.2, translating to MSDSAVATSASPVIAQAASGEKKVATKKAAAATPKSKKSTAPPSHPPTQQMVDASIKNLKERGGSSLLAIKKYIGATYKCDAQKLAPFIKKYLKNAVANGKLIQTKGKGASGSFKLSASAKKDPKPKASAVEKKTKKVNASAAAATKKKSSTSTTKKAAGAADKKLSKSAPTKKSVEKKKADKAKAKDAKKTGTIKAKPTTAKAKSSATKPKTPKPKTTSAKPKKVVSATTPKKTAVKKPKAKTASATKK from the coding sequence ATGTCTGATTCCGCAGTTGCAACGTCCGCATCTCCTGTGATTGCCCAAGCAGCCTCAGGCGAGAAAAAGGTGGCTACTAAAAAGGCAGCAGCCGCCACACCAAAGTCAAAGAAGTCAACAGCTCCCCCATCGCACCCACCAACTCAGCAAATGGTAGATGCAtcgattaaaaatttaaaggaACGTGGTGGCTCATCCCTtctggcaattaaaaaatatatcggTGCTACATACAAGTGCGATGCCCAGAAGCTAGCCCCGTTCATTAAGAAGTACCTAAAGAATGCGGTTGCGAATGGAAAGCTGATCCAAACAAAGGGCAAGGGTGCCTCCGGTTCGTTTAAACTATCTGCATCCGCTAAAAAGGATCCCAAGCCAAAGGCCTCCGCTGTCGAGAAGAAAACTAAGAAGGTGAATGCttcggcggcagcagcaactaaaaaGAAGAGTAGTACGTCTACCACGAAGAAAGCAGCGGGTGCCGCTGATAAAAAGCTATCAAAATCCGCACCAACCAAGAAGAGTGTTGAGAAAAAGAAGGCGGACAAAGCAAAGGCTAAGGATGCGaagaaaacaggaaccataaaGGCCAAGCCCACAACAGCAAAGGCTAAGTCAAGCGCAACAAAGCCAAAGACCCCAAAGCCTAAGACCACAAGTGCTAAACCGAAAAAAGTCGTGTCGGCTACGACCCCCAAGAAAACTGCTGTCAAGAAGCCAAAAGCGAAGACTGCATCTGCAACGaagaaataa